From a single Hyphomicrobiales bacterium genomic region:
- a CDS encoding Histidine kinase — protein sequence MTNNLTRTGSAGERLEIDDGDSHFGLAPSSIRLLVENTADGILLVDPDGAVLYANAAAARIFGRRRRDLLDVSLGRPIVEGEATEITVRRPNLSPAAVELRVVEVEWNGEHALLANLRDVSLQRANEQRLRELQKLEALGKLAASIAHDFRNLIMVVQAGLRLIGSKIREGGPPEDVAILIQEIMQRTHNAEALTGQLLTFSRKQVLSPKLVDINERILSMASILGPTLGRGISIRTELDDNVGTLEIDSDQLDVALLNLAVNARDAMDGRGTLSIATGVVAGGAASSSHLIRITVTDTGVGMDAQTKARAFEPFFTTKGDGKGTGLGLSQVYGFVAQSGGQVRIDSEPGAGTRVNLLLPRNPPDPDPPAGE from the coding sequence ATGACGAACAATCTCACGCGCACCGGATCGGCAGGCGAACGCCTGGAGATCGATGACGGCGACAGCCACTTTGGCCTCGCGCCCTCCTCGATTCGTCTGCTCGTGGAGAACACGGCTGACGGAATACTGCTCGTCGATCCCGACGGAGCCGTGCTCTATGCCAATGCGGCAGCGGCCAGGATTTTCGGCCGACGCAGGCGCGATCTTCTTGACGTGTCGCTCGGCCGTCCCATCGTTGAAGGAGAAGCGACCGAGATCACAGTTAGGCGCCCCAACCTGAGTCCGGCTGCGGTGGAGCTCAGAGTTGTGGAGGTGGAATGGAATGGCGAGCATGCCCTGCTCGCCAATCTGAGGGACGTGTCCTTGCAACGCGCCAATGAACAAAGACTGCGCGAACTTCAAAAACTGGAGGCTCTCGGTAAACTTGCGGCTAGCATAGCTCACGACTTCAGGAACCTGATCATGGTCGTCCAGGCTGGACTTCGGCTGATCGGCTCAAAGATACGAGAGGGCGGCCCACCTGAAGATGTGGCGATACTCATTCAAGAGATTATGCAGCGCACGCACAACGCCGAGGCGCTCACCGGGCAGCTGCTGACGTTCTCGCGAAAGCAAGTCCTCTCACCAAAGCTCGTCGACATCAACGAGCGAATCTTGTCGATGGCATCCATCCTCGGACCAACCCTCGGCAGGGGGATATCAATTCGGACGGAGCTGGACGACAATGTCGGAACCCTAGAAATTGACTCGGACCAGCTCGACGTCGCCTTGCTTAATCTTGCTGTCAACGCGCGAGATGCGATGGACGGACGCGGCACGCTCTCGATTGCAACTGGCGTTGTGGCCGGCGGAGCCGCCAGCAGTTCACATCTGATCCGCATCACCGTCACGGATACAGGCGTTGGCATGGACGCCCAAACTAAGGCGAGGGCCTTCGAGCCGTTCTTTACAACGAAGGGCGACGGAAAAGGCACGGGGCTCGGACTCAGCCAAGTGTACGGGTTTGTCGCGCAATCCGGCGGGCAGGTCCGCATTGACAGTGAGCCCGGGGCTGGCACCCGCGTCAATTTGCTCCTGCCGAGGAACCCGCCAGACCCTGACCCGCCTGCGGGCGAGTGA
- a CDS encoding Circadian clock protein KaiB — MRRFMRGERFLMAGHPGDGPTPRVLRLFIADGTPGGRRAQISRNRLAAALDEHKCRIEVIDVLTSPETAESAGVLATPTLSDDSATPPRRIIGDFSNVDQIIAFFGCPRKEKHR, encoded by the coding sequence TTGCGACGCTTCATGCGCGGAGAGCGATTTCTGATGGCTGGTCACCCGGGAGATGGTCCCACGCCACGTGTTCTTCGGTTGTTCATAGCCGACGGAACCCCGGGTGGGCGAAGGGCGCAGATCAGTCGAAATCGCCTCGCAGCTGCGCTCGACGAGCACAAGTGCCGCATCGAAGTCATCGACGTTCTAACGAGCCCAGAAACGGCGGAGAGTGCTGGGGTTCTCGCAACCCCGACGCTTTCGGATGACTCAGCAACACCGCCTCGTCGAATTATTGGTGACTTCAGTAACGTCGACCAGATCATCGCGTTCTTTGGGTGCCCAAGAAAGGAAAAACACCGATGA
- a CDS encoding HTH luxR-type domain-containing protein: protein MPVEENQKLVRALDDLFRLSALQADWKDLEEDAVVESLASVLVKTLNADFVYMSIATLQVVVELVYGPNGRLPPPFVPTVRNSLLAAITDGGEIVSPVSGNKVTVQATPIGNHGEATVIVASDRPDFPTEVETLLQRMAASQAMLELRRREKTAPNAYLARLIAASSDFIGIVNLQGRPLFVNHAGLEHVGLADLREASELHIADFLALGDRDQLRYGVWHRILSDGRWTGVLRLLHTKSKDSRPFLFDFYRLDLPPAGPVAIGVVGKEVASTSKTLTDSKEGGSSEVTDERDQAAARVQTLSERERQVLVRLADGQAHKEIAHELGISVRTVEVHRSRMLRRLGVKTVAEAIKLAVLAGLKE from the coding sequence ATGCCTGTGGAGGAAAATCAAAAGCTGGTCCGCGCGCTCGACGACCTCTTTCGCCTCTCCGCTCTGCAAGCGGACTGGAAGGACCTGGAGGAGGACGCGGTCGTCGAAAGCCTGGCCTCGGTCCTTGTGAAGACCCTCAACGCCGACTTTGTATATATGTCGATAGCGACGCTGCAAGTCGTCGTTGAGCTCGTGTATGGGCCCAACGGACGTCTGCCGCCGCCATTCGTTCCGACTGTCCGCAACTCCCTATTGGCAGCCATTACGGACGGGGGAGAGATCGTCAGCCCGGTCAGCGGCAATAAGGTCACTGTCCAAGCAACGCCCATCGGCAATCACGGCGAGGCGACCGTGATAGTCGCGTCGGATCGGCCAGATTTCCCAACTGAGGTGGAAACACTCCTTCAGCGCATGGCCGCAAGCCAAGCCATGTTGGAATTGCGACGCCGCGAGAAAACTGCTCCAAACGCATATCTCGCAAGGCTCATCGCCGCATCGTCCGACTTCATCGGAATCGTGAATCTTCAGGGCCGGCCGCTCTTCGTGAACCACGCTGGCCTTGAACATGTCGGGTTGGCTGATTTGCGTGAGGCGTCCGAGCTTCATATTGCCGATTTTCTGGCGCTCGGAGACCGCGATCAGCTGCGTTATGGCGTTTGGCATCGGATTCTCTCCGACGGGCGTTGGACGGGAGTGCTACGGCTGCTCCACACCAAGTCGAAGGATAGCCGACCTTTCCTGTTCGATTTCTACCGCCTCGATCTTCCCCCGGCTGGACCGGTCGCGATTGGCGTCGTCGGCAAGGAGGTTGCGAGTACGTCAAAGACGTTGACCGATTCAAAGGAGGGAGGATCCTCTGAGGTCACCGACGAGCGCGACCAGGCGGCAGCTCGCGTGCAAACGCTAAGCGAGCGTGAGCGGCAGGTGCTCGTCCGGCTCGCCGACGGTCAGGCTCACAAGGAGATTGCCCACGAACTCGGCATAAGTGTCCGAACCGTTGAAGTTCATCGTTCCCGCATGTTGCGGCGGCTAGGAGTGAAAACCGTCGCGGAGGCGATTAAGCTCGCGGTTCTTGCTGGCTTAAAGGAGTAG
- a CDS encoding conserved membrane hypothetical protein (Evidence 4 : Unknown function but conserved in other organisms) — MVKSLSSNGRRALDVVSLVAGLGLLLSPWYLGFTSDAYAAWNAWIIGAAISVIAVVALLAFHEAEEWINGVAGLWALVAPWALGFSALTGAMWAHVIAGVVVALASGACIWFAHNRIWSAV, encoded by the coding sequence ATGGTGAAATCGTTGTCGTCAAACGGCCGGCGGGCCCTCGATGTCGTTAGTCTCGTTGCCGGTCTCGGTCTTCTGCTGTCGCCCTGGTATCTCGGCTTCACCTCTGACGCCTATGCCGCCTGGAATGCCTGGATCATCGGCGCAGCAATCTCGGTAATCGCGGTTGTAGCCCTTCTTGCGTTCCACGAGGCCGAGGAGTGGATCAACGGGGTGGCTGGCCTGTGGGCACTCGTTGCACCGTGGGCCCTCGGGTTCTCGGCCCTAACGGGCGCCATGTGGGCCCACGTAATCGCCGGCGTCGTGGTGGCCTTGGCTTCGGGCGCCTGCATTTGGTTTGCCCACAACCGTATTTGGTCCGCTGTATGA
- a CDS encoding hypothetical protein (Evidence 5 : Unknown function), whose translation MAMNNRAFGDRVDVPFSTKGYGVLMDRDVEVIGSDARNLRSDHGAVGARPNIDWGKFRRCGGSQVVHHAIHILLHESHLPKWIERAPRISWIGEHLPTPFTDVEGIVATLRRIGTDDRQLFRDLSALGHDQRGTDRPSA comes from the coding sequence TTGGCGATGAACAACCGCGCCTTCGGCGACCGGGTCGATGTCCCGTTTTCCACGAAGGGTTACGGTGTTCTGATGGACCGCGATGTCGAGGTCATCGGCAGCGACGCCAGGAATCTCCGCAGTGATCACGGCGCCGTCGGGGCCCGTCCAAATATTGATTGGGGGAAATTCAGACGTTGTGGGGGCTCGCAGGTTGTTCATCACGCGATTCACATCCTGTTGCATGAGTCGCATCTGCCGAAATGGATCGAACGTGCGCCCCGCATTTCCTGGATAGGCGAGCATTTGCCAACTCCCTTTACTGACGTTGAAGGGATCGTGGCGACTCTCCGCCGGATTGGCACTGATGACCGTCAGTTATTTCGCGATTTGTCGGCGCTGGGGCATGACCAAAGGGGGACCGACCGCCCATCGGCCTAG
- a CDS encoding Cyclic nucleotide-binding domain-containing protein: protein MERSSRFDGSDCEPRINKSPRDLNSIAILRTFQRDQDIFEHYHRCDWWYRIVSGATRKYRIRSDGRRQIADINLPGDFFGFSSSDAHASSVQAIVEGTIVACYPRAAIEALADSDPATAKLIRLGTFAAIERLEQQIFVVSTMSAPERVRAFLVHFRDRIGRSGESDLALPITRYDIADLLGLSTETVCRAFTDLRERGAISLEGPRNVTIIRP, encoded by the coding sequence ATGGAACGTTCATCGCGGTTTGACGGCTCGGACTGCGAGCCACGGATCAACAAGAGTCCGAGAGACCTAAACTCTATCGCCATCCTCAGGACGTTCCAGCGTGATCAGGACATCTTCGAACATTACCATCGTTGTGACTGGTGGTATCGCATCGTTTCCGGAGCGACACGCAAATATCGTATCCGCAGTGATGGACGACGGCAAATTGCGGACATTAACCTCCCAGGTGACTTCTTTGGATTCTCATCATCCGACGCGCACGCGTCCTCGGTGCAAGCAATTGTGGAGGGAACAATAGTTGCCTGTTATCCCCGAGCGGCAATTGAGGCTCTCGCGGACTCTGATCCGGCGACTGCCAAGCTCATCCGACTGGGAACCTTCGCGGCAATTGAAAGGCTGGAGCAGCAAATTTTCGTAGTGAGCACAATGTCGGCTCCGGAACGGGTGCGAGCTTTCCTGGTCCATTTTAGAGATAGGATCGGCCGATCTGGCGAAAGCGATCTAGCTCTGCCCATTACACGCTACGACATCGCCGATCTGCTCGGGCTCTCGACCGAGACAGTCTGTCGAGCGTTTACGGATCTCCGCGAGCGCGGCGCAATTTCTCTGGAAGGTCCCCGAAACGTCACGATCATTCGGCCTTAG
- the rpoZ gene encoding DNA-directed RNA polymerase subunit omega, with translation MDPFVVFDCEKVLRNRFALTVVAAARSRALKTGSAPRLKRPTTDILDLALQEIAAGVFTRDELDPCQLDRDAARSLPSPARHQLPGHAAGATAAVSGSQNFH, from the coding sequence GTGGACCCATTCGTCGTCTTCGATTGCGAGAAGGTCCTGCGGAATCGCTTCGCGCTGACGGTCGTCGCGGCAGCGCGGAGCAGGGCGCTCAAGACGGGGAGCGCCCCTCGGCTCAAGCGGCCTACCACCGACATCCTCGACCTCGCCCTGCAAGAGATCGCCGCCGGCGTCTTCACGAGGGACGAGCTTGACCCGTGCCAGCTTGATCGCGACGCCGCGCGGTCGCTGCCGTCGCCGGCCCGCCACCAGCTCCCTGGCCACGCGGCGGGTGCCACTGCAGCGGTCTCTGGAAGCCAGAACTTTCATTGA
- a CDS encoding Heat-shock protein Hsp20: MAAQDTSISEAAEATRDAPVFVPPADIIEDQSSLLMVLDLPGADPESLDVTLDKRLLRIAARSVPSRPEGYTLQHAEYWDGNYERSFVISEPVDVAKIEAIFKDGVLRLTLPKATPAPAAKISVKAA; this comes from the coding sequence ATGGCCGCTCAGGACACCAGCATAAGCGAGGCCGCCGAAGCCACACGAGATGCGCCGGTCTTCGTCCCTCCAGCAGATATAATCGAGGACCAGTCCAGCCTGTTGATGGTTTTGGACCTCCCCGGCGCCGATCCCGAAAGCCTCGATGTGACGCTCGACAAGCGGCTCTTGCGGATCGCGGCGCGCTCGGTGCCGAGCCGCCCCGAAGGCTACACACTGCAGCACGCCGAGTATTGGGATGGCAATTACGAGCGGAGTTTTGTCATCTCAGAGCCAGTCGACGTGGCAAAAATCGAAGCGATTTTCAAAGACGGCGTTCTGCGGCTGACGCTGCCAAAGGCGACACCGGCGCCGGCTGCCAAGATTTCCGTCAAGGCGGCGTGA
- a CDS encoding hypothetical protein (Evidence 5 : Unknown function) produces the protein MGVFMSKRVTVVHRSIIVLCTIFVAAVGIPPSAFGQVVPGLAGQLPTLAPLLERVTPAVVDISVISETPTASGRARWSDARRYDFGDQSHTGDIDQ, from the coding sequence ATGGGGGTATTCATGAGCAAGAGAGTCACAGTCGTACATCGTTCGATCATTGTTCTCTGCACGATCTTCGTAGCCGCGGTGGGCATTCCTCCTAGCGCCTTTGGACAGGTCGTTCCCGGATTGGCAGGGCAACTTCCTACGCTCGCGCCGTTGCTAGAGCGCGTTACCCCGGCGGTGGTCGATATCTCCGTCATCTCGGAAACGCCGACCGCCTCGGGCCGCGCGCGCTGGTCTGATGCGCGGAGATATGATTTTGGCGATCAATCGCACACCGGTGACATCGATCAATGA
- a CDS encoding SHSP domain-containing protein, with the protein MKITDLIPWSGTGRDVGPQTGPVDPLRALRQDIDHAFEQFWRMLPSPFPEFAPSAPDSVRLDVSDSDKAITVTAELPGLSEDDIELSISEGSLTIRGERSTDRKTEDGGLIVRERTYGSFQRTLQLPDSVDADAASATFKNGILTIKVPKTAESIASIQRIPVQTG; encoded by the coding sequence ATGAAAATCACCGACCTCATTCCTTGGAGCGGCACCGGGCGGGACGTGGGTCCGCAAACGGGACCGGTGGACCCGCTTCGTGCGCTGCGGCAGGACATTGACCACGCATTTGAGCAATTCTGGAGGATGCTGCCATCGCCATTTCCGGAGTTCGCACCCTCCGCACCCGATTCCGTCCGGCTGGATGTCAGCGATAGCGACAAGGCGATAACGGTCACCGCTGAATTGCCTGGCCTCTCTGAGGATGACATCGAGCTTTCGATCAGTGAGGGCTCTCTGACAATCCGCGGCGAAAGGAGTACCGACCGAAAAACTGAAGACGGAGGACTCATCGTTCGCGAGCGAACATACGGCTCCTTCCAACGCACCCTGCAGCTTCCAGACAGTGTCGATGCCGACGCGGCAAGCGCGACATTCAAGAACGGTATATTGACCATCAAGGTCCCGAAAACGGCTGAGTCCATCGCCAGTATTCAACGCATCCCTGTGCAGACGGGTTAA
- a CDS encoding ETC complex I subunit, protein MTENIRHTLNTGSVGPTRSQFSNDNRASPLSMGRSLFPEDALAHIYKPSRSVMTSGTARTKGWKLRFEPRSAPFIEPLMGWTGSEDTLTQVELSFPTLKSAVHYAERQGLSYVIERGRQAPRHTSTPGAHINHPFSDATLAKLGLSHLQRKYGQAMEDAANRNDPAGPETWASPMDVLADAALSLEAKRSILMNWAYTEYLIDLATNEGMPENNRPTRLDEVEQALLALECRVAADDARSTRKVA, encoded by the coding sequence ATGACGGAGAATATCAGACACACCTTGAATACTGGATCGGTTGGACCGACGCGGTCACAGTTCTCTAACGACAACCGCGCGTCGCCACTATCGATGGGGCGCTCGTTGTTCCCCGAAGACGCGCTCGCGCACATCTACAAGCCGTCCCGCTCGGTGATGACGTCGGGTACGGCTCGCACTAAGGGCTGGAAGCTGCGCTTCGAGCCGCGGAGCGCGCCTTTCATCGAGCCCCTGATGGGCTGGACGGGCAGTGAGGATACACTGACTCAGGTCGAGCTCAGCTTTCCGACTCTGAAGTCAGCGGTTCATTACGCGGAGCGGCAAGGCTTGTCCTATGTCATCGAGAGAGGGCGGCAGGCCCCCCGGCATACGAGCACACCAGGGGCGCACATAAACCATCCCTTCTCCGACGCGACGCTGGCGAAGCTTGGGTTATCGCACCTGCAGCGAAAGTACGGACAGGCTATGGAGGACGCCGCGAATCGGAACGATCCTGCGGGTCCGGAAACATGGGCGTCGCCGATGGATGTCTTGGCGGACGCGGCGCTGTCGCTAGAGGCCAAACGATCGATTCTAATGAACTGGGCTTACACCGAGTACTTGATCGATCTGGCGACGAACGAGGGCATGCCCGAGAACAATCGCCCGACGCGACTTGATGAGGTCGAACAGGCGCTGCTTGCGCTCGAATGTCGCGTCGCTGCGGACGATGCCCGCTCGACACGAAAGGTCGCGTGA
- the ybaL gene encoding putative cation/proton antiporter YbaL (Evidence 3 : Putative function from multiple computational evidences), whose translation MPQHQTELITMLALGVVLAFGFGLAARFLRLPALIGYLLAGIAIGPNTPGIVGNVELARQMSELGVILLMFGVGLHFSLNDLLVVRRIAVPGAMIQILTATLIGTLVSRAWGWNWSAGLVFGLALSVASTVVLLRALDEVSLLDSPNGRIAVGWLVVEDIAMVLALVVLPSFAAPVGADAPAAPIGAGTAGVGLALGLTLIKVSAFVAVVLVFGRRAVPWLLRQAARSGSRELFTLAVLAIALGIAYGSAALFGVSFALGAFFAGVVLSESELSHRAATESLPLQDAFAVLFFVSVGMLFDPSILVNDTLSVIAVVLVIVLGKALTATGIVLALGYPMSTALVVSAALAQIGEFSFILADFGVSLGLMPMEGRDLILAGALLSITLNPFAFAAAKLMAPLLTASTPGGGEGRHFDPLLGLHVEDRPTAQADHVIVVGAGRVGRTIVAALRKAGTPYVIIERDRRRAEKAREEGAAVKHGDAAAPGVLEDAGAERARLIVIAVPDGYEARRVLERAREIDALAEVLVRAHGDADRTYLQERGATRAISAEYNVGPAMAEATLSGLGVAPAATSTTVDQLQEAESSNVEDSGTDMHGAPELRPHPE comes from the coding sequence ATGCCGCAGCACCAAACAGAACTTATCACAATGCTGGCGCTCGGAGTCGTGCTTGCCTTCGGCTTCGGACTGGCCGCGCGATTCTTGCGCCTGCCGGCTCTGATCGGCTATTTGCTTGCCGGAATCGCGATTGGTCCGAATACACCCGGCATTGTGGGCAATGTCGAGTTGGCGCGCCAGATGTCGGAACTGGGCGTCATCCTGCTGATGTTCGGCGTGGGGCTGCATTTCTCCCTGAACGATCTTCTCGTCGTGCGTCGGATCGCTGTGCCAGGCGCGATGATCCAGATCTTGACCGCAACTCTCATTGGAACCCTCGTATCGAGGGCATGGGGCTGGAATTGGAGTGCGGGCCTGGTGTTTGGCCTTGCCCTTTCAGTGGCAAGCACGGTGGTTCTGCTACGTGCGCTGGATGAAGTAAGTCTGCTGGACTCCCCCAATGGCAGGATCGCCGTCGGTTGGCTGGTCGTCGAGGACATCGCCATGGTGTTGGCCTTGGTAGTGCTCCCCTCGTTCGCGGCACCGGTCGGCGCGGACGCCCCGGCGGCGCCTATCGGCGCCGGGACGGCAGGTGTTGGGCTCGCGCTTGGACTCACGCTGATCAAGGTCAGCGCCTTCGTTGCGGTCGTGTTGGTCTTCGGGCGGCGTGCCGTGCCGTGGCTGCTCAGGCAGGCAGCGCGCTCAGGATCGAGGGAACTCTTTACGCTGGCGGTGCTGGCGATAGCACTGGGCATCGCTTACGGGTCGGCGGCGCTGTTCGGCGTCTCCTTTGCACTTGGCGCATTCTTTGCGGGGGTGGTGCTCAGCGAGTCCGAGCTCAGTCACCGGGCCGCTACCGAGTCGCTGCCGCTTCAGGATGCGTTCGCGGTGCTATTCTTTGTTTCGGTCGGGATGCTCTTTGACCCCTCAATCCTTGTGAATGATACGCTGTCGGTGATCGCAGTCGTCCTAGTGATTGTGCTCGGCAAGGCTCTTACCGCTACGGGGATCGTGCTCGCACTCGGCTATCCAATGTCGACCGCTTTGGTCGTATCCGCGGCGTTAGCCCAGATTGGGGAATTTTCTTTTATTCTCGCCGATTTCGGGGTGTCCCTGGGGCTTATGCCGATGGAGGGCCGTGATCTGATCCTCGCCGGAGCGTTGCTCTCGATCACTCTCAATCCATTTGCGTTTGCGGCTGCTAAGCTCATGGCGCCTTTGCTAACCGCATCCACGCCGGGAGGTGGCGAGGGTCGTCACTTCGATCCCTTGTTGGGTCTGCATGTGGAAGATCGTCCCACGGCGCAGGCGGACCACGTTATTGTCGTGGGGGCCGGCCGAGTCGGACGCACGATCGTCGCGGCGCTGCGCAAGGCAGGAACTCCGTATGTTATAATTGAGCGAGATCGGCGACGTGCCGAAAAGGCTCGTGAGGAGGGCGCAGCGGTGAAGCACGGCGATGCTGCGGCCCCGGGCGTCCTTGAGGATGCGGGTGCGGAGCGTGCGCGACTTATCGTCATTGCCGTTCCAGATGGCTACGAAGCGCGGCGCGTGCTCGAGCGCGCTCGTGAGATAGATGCGCTCGCCGAAGTTCTCGTGCGCGCTCACGGCGATGCTGACCGCACGTATCTTCAAGAACGCGGTGCGACCCGGGCAATCTCAGCCGAATACAACGTAGGCCCGGCAATGGCAGAGGCAACCCTCAGCGGCTTGGGCGTCGCTCCGGCGGCAACCTCAACTACCGTCGACCAACTACAGGAGGCGGAAAGCTCAAATGTTGAAGACTCCGGTACGGATATGCACGGCGCCCCTGAGCTGCGTCCTCATCCAGAATAG
- the ftsH gene encoding ATP-dependent zinc metalloprotease FtsH, with amino-acid sequence MEMDRKTQFNIWYWIGAFFLLMAFQYLYASATQIAQIPYSQFETYVRDGRIAEVAVSDRFIQGRFKEPVEGRSFFITTRVEPDLARELQQHGTVVSGQIESTFLRDLLSWVVPVVIFLGIWMFMLKRVGGGIGGGLMQIGKSRAKIYVEKDTGVTFEDVAGVDEAKDELKEIIDFLRDPRGYGRLGGRMPKGVLLVGPPGTGKTLLAKAVAGEAGVPFFSISGSEFVEMFVGVGAARVRDLFEQARAKAPAIIFIDELDALGRARGLGPLVGGHDEKEQTLNQLLVELDGFDSSTGLVLLAATNRPEILDPALLRAGRFDRQVLVDRPDKSGRIQILNVHLKKAKLASDVDADKIAALSPGFTGADLANLVNEATLLATRRKADAVSMEDFNNAVERIVAGLEKRNRLLNPREREIVAYHETGHALVAMALPGVDPVHKVSIIPRGVGALGYTIQRPTEDRFLMTREELENKMAVLLGGRAAEHIIYGHLSTGAADDLAKVTDIARAIVTRYGMTERLGHVALERDRRSFIGTDQPYYGPEERSYSEKTAAEIDEEVKRIVEEAFARTVSLLQQRRESLDRVARTLLEKETLEESELTELAGQTSPREGTQVRTVGSVREK; translated from the coding sequence ATGGAGATGGACAGGAAGACCCAGTTCAATATTTGGTACTGGATCGGCGCGTTCTTTTTACTGATGGCGTTTCAGTACCTTTACGCGAGCGCCACTCAAATTGCTCAAATTCCCTACAGTCAATTCGAGACTTATGTTCGTGATGGCAGGATCGCAGAGGTGGCAGTATCGGACCGGTTTATCCAAGGGCGTTTCAAGGAGCCCGTCGAGGGCCGGTCCTTCTTCATCACGACGCGCGTCGAGCCCGACCTTGCCCGCGAGCTTCAGCAGCACGGTACCGTCGTCAGCGGCCAGATCGAGAGCACGTTCCTGCGAGACCTCCTGTCCTGGGTTGTCCCGGTCGTAATCTTCCTTGGCATCTGGATGTTCATGCTCAAACGGGTGGGTGGCGGCATCGGCGGGGGGCTGATGCAGATCGGCAAGTCCAGAGCAAAAATCTATGTCGAGAAGGACACCGGCGTCACCTTCGAGGACGTCGCCGGCGTCGATGAGGCCAAAGATGAACTCAAGGAGATCATTGACTTCCTAAGAGATCCCCGCGGGTACGGCCGGCTTGGCGGACGCATGCCGAAGGGCGTGCTGCTCGTCGGTCCGCCTGGAACGGGTAAAACGCTGCTCGCTAAGGCGGTGGCCGGCGAGGCCGGCGTGCCCTTCTTCTCCATCTCAGGTTCTGAGTTCGTCGAGATGTTCGTCGGCGTAGGCGCAGCGCGGGTTCGCGATCTGTTCGAGCAGGCGCGTGCCAAGGCGCCTGCGATCATCTTTATCGATGAACTCGACGCGCTCGGCCGCGCGCGGGGCCTCGGACCTCTTGTGGGTGGCCACGACGAGAAAGAACAGACGCTTAACCAGTTGCTGGTCGAGCTCGACGGTTTCGACTCCTCGACTGGTCTCGTTCTTTTAGCAGCGACGAACCGCCCGGAAATCCTTGACCCAGCCCTGCTGCGCGCCGGCCGCTTCGACCGTCAGGTCTTGGTCGACCGGCCCGACAAATCCGGCCGTATCCAGATCCTGAACGTGCACCTGAAGAAAGCCAAGCTCGCGTCCGACGTTGACGCGGATAAGATCGCCGCACTCTCGCCCGGTTTCACCGGAGCCGATCTGGCCAACCTCGTAAATGAGGCGACGCTGCTGGCAACCCGGCGCAAAGCCGATGCAGTGAGCATGGAAGACTTCAACAACGCCGTCGAACGCATTGTTGCAGGGTTGGAGAAGCGCAACCGGCTGCTCAACCCGAGAGAACGCGAGATCGTCGCCTATCATGAGACAGGCCACGCGCTGGTCGCCATGGCGCTGCCTGGGGTCGATCCGGTGCACAAGGTCTCAATAATCCCACGTGGGGTGGGCGCCCTTGGGTACACGATACAGCGCCCGACCGAGGATCGCTTCTTGATGACCCGCGAAGAGTTGGAGAACAAGATGGCGGTACTGCTTGGCGGAAGGGCTGCCGAGCACATCATCTACGGCCACCTTTCAACGGGCGCCGCCGACGATCTAGCTAAGGTCACTGATATCGCGCGCGCCATCGTCACGCGATATGGCATGACCGAAAGGCTCGGCCACGTGGCCCTTGAAAGGGACCGCCGTTCATTTATTGGAACCGATCAGCCCTACTACGGACCGGAGGAACGCTCCTATTCTGAAAAGACGGCCGCCGAAATTGACGAAGAGGTGAAGCGCATCGTGGAAGAAGCCTTCGCAAGGACCGTCAGCCTGTTGCAGCAGCGACGCGAGTCATTGGACCGGGTGGCCCGGACGCTGCTCGAAAAAGAGACTCTCGAAGAAAGCGAACTCACCGAGCTAGCGGGACAGACGTCCCCTAGAGAAGGCACTCAAGTACGCACAGTTGGAAGCGTACGCGAAAAGTGA
- a CDS encoding conserved hypothetical protein (Evidence 4 : Unknown function but conserved in other organisms) encodes MRLDTNVTAKKRPRYTLLDDPGSAAGNEIIVTIFDWQGKAPIRATLGWMAHSREGAHIGPDESEEVDVGLALAQAQRLLQRYGFQRIVIVLEHEDLWDPAWGDLVRR; translated from the coding sequence ATGAGGTTGGACACGAACGTGACTGCGAAGAAGCGACCCAGATATACCCTCCTCGATGATCCCGGGTCAGCTGCCGGGAACGAGATCATCGTCACAATTTTCGACTGGCAAGGAAAGGCCCCCATCCGGGCCACCCTCGGATGGATGGCGCATTCTCGAGAAGGCGCTCACATTGGCCCGGACGAGAGCGAGGAGGTCGATGTAGGCCTTGCGCTCGCTCAGGCGCAGCGCCTGCTTCAGCGTTACGGTTTTCAAAGGATCGTGATCGTGCTTGAGCACGAAGACCTATGGGATCCCGCGTGGGGCGATCTCGTCCGCCGCTAA